One Nocardia huaxiensis genomic window, GTGCAGCAACAGCACGGGGATGCCGTCCTGGGGGCCGGTGTCGCGGTAGAAGACGCGGACCCCGTCGACGTCGACGAACCCGTGGGTGATGCGGGCGATGTTCATGGATGGTTTCTTTCTGTCGATCACCGCTGGAGAACCGGTGAGCAGTGGATCGCCGACAGCGGTGACCTGGCCGGCGCTGTCAGTTGCCGCTGAACGGCTAAGGCGCACAGCGGAACTCGTTGGGAGGTGTGGGCCGATCCGCTTGTCGCGAGATCGTGTGTGTCAGGAGCCCGGCGCCGTGTTCTCGGCGGCAGCGGCCGGCACGAGGTGGCGTCGGCGACTGGGCTTGAGCATGGTCGGGTGCACGACGCACCAGGCGGCGATCGAGCAGATCAGTTCCTTGAACCGAGCGCCCTTGCGTCCGGTGACGACCTTCTCGGTGGGCTGATCCTCCGGCGTCACGACCTGACGGATACCGTCACGACGGCCCAGGCTGATGAACTGACTCTGGTAGCCGATCGGGGCGTCGGGAACCGCGCGTCCGGTCAAACGCGCGGCGATCGCGTCGGCGCCGAGCCATGCCATCGGCGACGCGACGGCGCAACCCATCCGCAGCGCTTTGCCGCCGACGCCGATCGCGTGTGCGGCGTCGCCGATGGCGTAGACGTTGGGGTGCGAGACCGAACGCTGGGTCGCGTCCACGACGATGCGTCCCGTGTCCGACAGTTCCAGGGTTGTGGCCTGGGCGAGTGGGTGTGCGGTGAAACCGGCCGTCCACACCGTCATCTCGGCGGGGATGAACGCACCGGCGGCGGTGGTCACGCCGTGGGCGTCCACTCGGGCGATGTCGGTGCCCTCGTGAATGGTGATGCCCAGCCGGTCGAACGCGCCCAGCAGGTAGCGCCGGGCCTTCTCGTCGAGCCAGTCACCGACACCGCCGCGCGCGGCGATGGCGACGTCGAGATCGGGTCGAGCTTCGGCTATCTCGGCGGCGACCTCGATGCCGGTCAGGCCCGCGCCGGCGATGAGCACCTGCGCGCCCTCGCCGAGCTCGTTCAACCGTGCTCGTAGCCGCAGCGCCGCCGGCTTTCCCGCGACGTTGTGGGCGTATTCGGCGACACCGGGCACACCGTAGTCGGCGATGGTGCTGCCCAGGGCGTAGACGAGGGTGTCGTAGCCGAGGGTCTGGGCTCCGTTGTCGTCGGTGACGGTGACGATCTGGCTGTCGGTATCGACGGCGGTCACCCATGCGATCCTGACCTGCACGCCGGAGTTGGCGAAGATCTGGTCGAGCCGGCGTGCGGGCAGGTCCTGGCCGGCCGCGAGCTGGTGCAGGCGCACTCGCTCGACGAACTCGGGGTCGGCGTTGACCACGATGATCTCGACGTCGTCGCGGTGCAGCCGCTTGGCGAGGCGTCCGGCGGCGGTGGCTCCGGCGTATCCGGCGCCGAGGACGACGATGCGGTGCTTCATGGTCTCGCTCCTGTCTGAGTGGTTCGTATCCAGAACCGAGCAGCACCGCGAATGCTGACAGGAGATGGCTGTGACGTGAGTCACCAGGATTCGACGAGGGGGTTCCCGTGTTCGATATCGGCCCACCACTGGTTGGCTCGCACGAGTTTGCCGGGGTTGACCTGCCCGTGGAAGGCCGCGATACCGTCGGTGGTCACCTCCAGGCACAGCAGGCCGACGACCCGGCCGTTGACCGTGATCACCACCGCGGGCATCCCGTTGACCACCGCGGCGAACATGACGGGCGCACCGCCCAGGTTCGTGCGCTTTTTCTCGGTCGGTCTGACGAGCAGCCGCAGGAACCGGGCGACCCGGTCGGCGCCGACCAGCGGCCGCGACAGCGTCGACACGAAGGCGCCGCCGTCGCCGATGCTGATGACGTTCTCGGTCAACAGGCTGATCAGGGTCTCGGTATCACCGTTGATGGCCGCGTCGAGGAAGCCTTCGACGATTTTGGTGGCGGCGGCTTGATCGACCTCGATGCGGGTTCGGCCGGTGGCCATGTGCTGTTTGGCCCGGCGAAAGATCTGCTGGCAATTGGCCTCGGTGATCTCGAGTATCTCGGCGATCTCGCTGTGCTGGTAGCCGAAGGCCTCCCGCAACACGTACACCACACGTTCGTTCGCCGAAAGCCGCTCCATTACCGTGAGCATCGCCATCGACACCGATTCACGCTGCTCGACGGTGTCGGCCGGGCCCAGCATCGGGTCACCGGTGAACACGGGCTCAGGTAGCCACTGCCCCACATAGGTCTCGCGCCGGGCACGAGCCGAGGTGAGCTGGTTGAGACAAATGTTGGTGAGCACCTTGGTCAGCCACGCTTCGGGCGACTCTACATAGTCGCGCTCGGCGCTCGACCACCGAAGATAGGTGTCCTGCACGGCGTCCTGGGCATCGGCGGCCGAGCCGAGCAGGCGGTAGGCGATCGCCTCCAGCCGACCCCTGGAGCTCTCGAACAGATCGGCCTCGGACGCACCCGCAAACATCAGGCCATTATTGGGCAAACGTCCATCAGCAGTTCGGGTGGCCCGGCGAGCCGACCTGCGGCCGTCCGACTCGATGGCACGCGCGT contains:
- a CDS encoding NAD(P)/FAD-dependent oxidoreductase, producing the protein MKHRIVVLGAGYAGATAAGRLAKRLHRDDVEIIVVNADPEFVERVRLHQLAAGQDLPARRLDQIFANSGVQVRIAWVTAVDTDSQIVTVTDDNGAQTLGYDTLVYALGSTIADYGVPGVAEYAHNVAGKPAALRLRARLNELGEGAQVLIAGAGLTGIEVAAEIAEARPDLDVAIAARGGVGDWLDEKARRYLLGAFDRLGITIHEGTDIARVDAHGVTTAAGAFIPAEMTVWTAGFTAHPLAQATTLELSDTGRIVVDATQRSVSHPNVYAIGDAAHAIGVGGKALRMGCAVASPMAWLGADAIAARLTGRAVPDAPIGYQSQFISLGRRDGIRQVVTPEDQPTEKVVTGRKGARFKELICSIAAWCVVHPTMLKPSRRRHLVPAAAAENTAPGS
- the sigJ gene encoding RNA polymerase sigma factor SigJ, with translation MFAGASEADLFESSRGRLEAIAYRLLGSAADAQDAVQDTYLRWSSAERDYVESPEAWLTKVLTNICLNQLTSARARRETYVGQWLPEPVFTGDPMLGPADTVEQRESVSMAMLTVMERLSANERVVYVLREAFGYQHSEIAEILEITEANCQQIFRRAKQHMATGRTRIEVDQAAATKIVEGFLDAAINGDTETLISLLTENVISIGDGGAFVSTLSRPLVGADRVARFLRLLVRPTEKKRTNLGGAPVMFAAVVNGMPAVVITVNGRVVGLLCLEVTTDGIAAFHGQVNPGKLVRANQWWADIEHGNPLVESW